One window of Candidatus Dadabacteria bacterium genomic DNA carries:
- a CDS encoding ATP synthase F0 subunit B, whose amino-acid sequence MRFYGLRTFLHAAIFALALTPSANAAENMLSVDKTLVVQLVIFLVGLFLLNRLVFRPLIGVWDRREELTAGTIRKAEEMTRKAEGAIAEYNEKIAEARAQATETRNELRQQGQGESSRMLLSAREAAQADLEGARGTLESEVTKIRADLESEVESLAAEISDRVLRKGV is encoded by the coding sequence ATGAGATTCTACGGTCTTAGGACATTTCTGCATGCTGCGATTTTTGCCTTGGCGCTCACTCCCTCGGCAAATGCCGCCGAGAACATGCTGAGCGTCGATAAGACGCTTGTGGTTCAGCTTGTTATTTTCCTGGTAGGACTTTTTCTGCTGAACCGCCTCGTGTTCCGCCCGCTTATCGGGGTCTGGGACAGGAGGGAGGAACTAACCGCGGGCACGATCAGAAAAGCCGAGGAAATGACCCGCAAGGCCGAGGGTGCCATCGCCGAGTACAACGAGAAAATTGCCGAGGCTAGGGCCCAGGCCACCGAGACAAGAAACGAACTCCGCCAGCAGGGACAGGGCGAATCTTCAAGGATGCTTCTTTCGGCGAGAGAAGCCGCCCAGGCGGACCTTGAGGGCGCGAGAGGGACTCTTGAGAGTGAGGTCACAAAGATAAGGGCGGACCTTGAGAGCGAGGTAGAGTCGCTTGCGGCGGAGATAAGTGACCGTGTCCTGAGGAAGGGGGTGTAG